The following proteins are co-located in the Nitrospira sp. genome:
- the rlmB gene encoding 23S rRNA (guanosine(2251)-2'-O)-methyltransferase RlmB — protein MRAEARPLQRLLVIRMDKQFGDLVHMARARHIPIHVQPLASFDRLVPGGNHQGVIAYAAAKEYASEEAILAKAAQQQEAPLLVILDGVEDPHNLGAVLRTAEGAGAHGVFIPERRAAGLTSVVAKASAGAIDHIPVARVVNTSRLLETLKEAGVWIYGVEPAATKLITEVDLTGPVGLVFGGEGKGIRQGVLQHCDERIRIPMKGQVQSLNVSASAAVTLFEAVRQRNVSASIGRKA, from the coding sequence CTGAGAGCCGAGGCCCGGCCGCTCCAGCGTCTGCTCGTCATCCGGATGGACAAACAGTTCGGCGATCTCGTGCACATGGCGCGGGCCCGGCATATTCCGATCCATGTTCAGCCGCTGGCTTCGTTTGACCGGCTGGTGCCCGGTGGCAACCATCAAGGAGTAATCGCCTACGCCGCCGCCAAAGAGTACGCATCGGAAGAGGCTATTCTTGCCAAAGCGGCGCAACAGCAGGAAGCGCCGTTGCTGGTGATTCTCGATGGCGTAGAAGATCCGCATAATCTCGGCGCGGTGCTCAGGACGGCGGAGGGTGCCGGCGCGCATGGCGTTTTTATTCCCGAGCGGCGCGCGGCTGGGCTGACGTCGGTCGTCGCCAAAGCCTCGGCGGGGGCCATTGACCATATCCCCGTTGCGAGAGTGGTGAACACCTCACGATTGCTGGAGACGCTCAAAGAGGCCGGTGTCTGGATCTACGGGGTCGAGCCGGCCGCGACGAAGCTCATTACCGAGGTGGATCTGACCGGCCCGGTTGGCTTGGTGTTCGGGGGCGAGGGGAAAGGCATTCGTCAGGGAGTGCTGCAGCATTGCGACGAACGCATCCGCATTCCGATGAAGGGCCAGGTGCAGTCGCTCAATGTGTCGGCGTCGGCGGCGGTGACGCTGTTTGAGGCGGTCCGGCAGAGGAATGTGTCTGCGTCGATAGGCCGCAAGGCCTAA
- a CDS encoding LuxR C-terminal-related transcriptional regulator: MAKAATKPKAKKSLANLEPPPRKKRPESLTSREQEILELIWAGFKNKEIGTRLKISVKTVEAHRANMMKKLRVSNTAQLLKNAIQSGSLKIR, encoded by the coding sequence ATGGCGAAAGCAGCGACGAAGCCGAAGGCCAAGAAATCCCTCGCGAACCTTGAGCCGCCTCCCCGCAAAAAGCGCCCGGAGTCGCTCACCTCGCGCGAGCAGGAAATCCTGGAGCTGATCTGGGCTGGGTTCAAAAACAAGGAAATCGGCACGCGGCTGAAAATCAGCGTCAAGACCGTCGAAGCGCACCGGGCCAATATGATGAAGAAACTGCGCGTCTCGAATACCGCGCAGCTGCTGAAGAATGCGATCCAGAGTGGATCGCTAAAAATCCGTTAG